From the Nerophis ophidion isolate RoL-2023_Sa linkage group LG18, RoL_Noph_v1.0, whole genome shotgun sequence genome, one window contains:
- the LOC133537011 gene encoding diacylglycerol kinase delta-like isoform X1, whose amino-acid sequence MEEWMAALRSVQNRQNYESTQYSMDHFSGMHNWYACSHARPTYCNVCREALSGVTSHGLSCEVCKFKAHKRCAVRATNNCKWTTLASIGKDIIEDEDGVWMPHQWLEGNLPVSAKCSVCDKTCGSVLRLQDWRCLWCKTMVHSSCKEQLSSKCPLGQCKVSVIPPTALNSIDSDGFWKASCPPSCTSPLLVFVNSKSGDNQGVKFLRRFKQLLNPAQVFDLMNGGPHLGLRLFQKFDTFRILVCGGDGSVGWVLSEIDTLMLHKQCQLGVLPLGTGNDLARVLGWGSACDDDAQLPQILEKLERASTKMLDRWSIMVYETKFPRQHSASTVTEDCSDDSEVQQILTYEDSVAVHLSKILTSDQHSVVISSAKVLCETVKDFVARIGRAYEKNTESSDETDVMAKKCVVLKEKLDLLLKTLNDESHASCLLPPAPHPTITEEQEEGEGFIIPLLTPQSRTLPDSTPCTPRSGASAAAIFKPREQLMLRANSLKKAIRQIIEHTEKAVDEQNAQTQPVFSLAAVKVEGLVEEDEDEEDKVSLQSYGAKLSTARRVSKTPCERLMSKGSLSMGSSTSLPVHTGSRDNMPMLNTKILYPALRAGVSASLSSNSVISRLLVNDESFTSCDPDNLECYTEKCVMNNYFGIGLDAKISLDFNNKRDEHPEKCRSRTKNMMWYGVLGTKELLHRTYKNLEQKVLLECDGRPIPLPSLQGIAVLNIPSYAGGTNFWGGTKEDDTFTAPSFDDKILEVVAVFGSMQMAVSRVINLQHHRIAQCRTVKITILGDEGVPVQVDGEAWIQPPGYIKILHKNRTQTLTRDRAFESTLKSWEDKQKCEFPRGPSCPAALPPPLSNHPETVSEDEASLVGEFARAAGLLIRSICQLAQSHRSLEQELAHAVNASSKSMDLVYVESGSIGTLSCGAVVRMVKDVKALLSETELLLAGKMSMVLDPPQQDQLNSALSSVHQQLRRLVDVPWLSVVIDPFAHEGPLTDLAKPSRSGKFRLVPKFKKDKNNRNKETCGSLSLPVHQWGTEEVGSWLDFLCLSEYKDIFIGHDVRGSELVHLERRDLKDLGVTKVGHMKRILQGIRELSRNSSASEA is encoded by the exons ATGGAGGAGTGGATGGCGGCTCTGCGGAGTGTTCAGAACCGACAAAACTATGAG TCCACCCAGTACAGCATGGACCACTTCAGCGGGATGCACAACTGGTATGCCTGCTCCCACGCCCGACCCACGTACTGCAACGTGTGCAGAGAGGCACTCTCAGGGGTGACGTCGCACGGCCTTTCATGCGAAG tgtgtaaaTTCAAGGCTCATAAACGTTGTGCGGTTCGAGCCACCAACAACTGTAAATGGACGACGTTGGCGTCCATCGGAAAGGACATCATCGAGGACGAGGACGGG GTGTGGATGCCTCACCAGTGGCTGGAAGGGAATCTCCCGGTCTCGGCCAAGTGCAGCGTGTGCGACAAGACGTGCGGCAGCGTCCTCCGGCTCCAGGACTGGCGTTGCCTCTGGTGTAAGACCATG GTGCACTCCAGCTGTAAGGAGCAGCTGTCGTCCAAGTGTCCACTGGGACAATGTAAGGTGTCCGTCATCCCGCCCACGGCACTCAACAGCATCGACTCTGACG GTTTCTGGAAAGCCTCGTGTCCCCCGTCCTGCACCAGTCCCCTGCTGGTCTTCGTCAACTCCAAGAGCGGAGACAACCAAGGCGTAAAGTTCCTGCGCCGCTTCAAGCAGCTGCTCAACCCGGCGCAGGTCTTTGACCTCATGAACGGAGGACCTCACCTGGG tCTGCGCCTCTTCCAGAAGTTCGACACCTTCCGGATCCTGGTCTGCGGTGGAGACGGCAGCGTGGGCTGGGTTCTTTCAGAGATCGACACCCTCATGCTGCACAAGCAG TGCCAGCTGGGGGTTCTCCCTTTGGGAACCGGCAACGATCTGGCCCGGGTTCTGGGATGGGGGTCTGCCTGCGACGATGACGCCCAACTACCTCAAATACTGGAGAAACTGGAGCGGGCCAGCACCAAGATGTTGGACAG GTGGAGCATCATGGTTTACGAGACCAAGTTTCCGCGGCAACACTCCGCCTCCACGGTCACCGAGGACTGCAGCGACGACTCTGAG gtgcAGCAGATTCTCACCTATGAAGATTCCGTGGCTGTTCACCTTTCCAAGATTCTGACTTCAGACCAACACTCGGTGGTCATCTCCTCTGCCAA GGTTCTGTGTGAGACGGTCAAAGACTTTGTGGCCCGGATCGGGAGAGCCTACGAGAAGAACACCGAGAGCTCAGATGAGACGGACGTCATGGCGAAGAAG TGTGTGGTCCTCAAGGAGAAGCTGGACCTGCTGCTCAAAACTCTCAACGACGAGTCGCACGCGTCCTGTCTCCTCCCGCCGGCTCCTCACCCCACCATCACCGAGGAGCAGGAAGAGGGCGAGGGCTTCATCATTCCCCTCCTCACTCCTCAGAGCCGGACGCTGCCCGACTCAACCCCTTGCACCCCTCGATCCGGCGCCTCCGCGGCGGCCATTTTTAAGCCCAGAGAGCAGCTGATGCTGCGCGCCAACAGCCTGAAGAAAGCCATCCGTCAGATTATCGAACACACCGAGAAAG CCGTGGACGAGCAGAATGCGCAGACCCAGCCCGTCTTCTCGCTGGCCGCCGTCAAGGTGGAAGGGCTGGTGGAGGAGGACGAGGACGAGGAAGACAAGGTGTCACTGCAGTCGTACGGCGCCAAACTCAGCACCGCTCGCAGAG TCAGTAAAACGCCCTGTGAGAGGCTGATGAGTAAAGGCAGCCTATCAATGGGCAGCTCCACATCCCTTCCTGTCCACACAGGAAGTAGAGACAACATGCCAATGCTCAACACTAAAATCCTTTATCCTG ccctCAGAGCAGGTGTGTCAGCTTCTCTGTCAAGCAATTCCGTCATCAGTCGGCTGCTCGTCAACGACGAGTCCTTCACATCATGTGACCCTGACAACTT ggagTGCTACACTGAGAAGTGTGTGATGAACAACTACTTTGGGATTGGACTGGATGCCAAAATTTCTCTGGACTTCAACAACAAGAGAGATGAACATCCTGAGAAGTGCAG gagtcGCACAAAGAACATGATGTGGTATGGAGTTCTGGGAACCAAAGAGTTGTTGCACAGAACCTACAAGAACCTAGAACAGAAAGTTCTGCTGGAG TGTGACGGGCGGCCGATCCCCCTCCCCAGCCTACAGGGCATCGCCGTGTTGAACATTCCAAGTTACGCTGGAGGAACCAACTTCTGGGGCGGAACCAAAGAGGACGAT ACATTCACCGCTCCGTCTTTTGATGACAAAATCCTGGAAGTGGTGGCCGTGTTTGGCAGCATGCAGATGGCCGTGTCCAGGGTCATCAACCTGCAACACCACCGCAttgcacag TGTCGCACAGTCAAGATCACTATCCTGGGAGACGAGGGAGTCCCTGTGCAGGTGGACGGCGAAGCCTGGATTCAACCCCCGGGTTACATCAAGATCCTCCACAAGAACCGGACTCAGACTTTGACCAGAGACCGC GCGTTTGAGAGCACGTTGAAGTCTTGGGAGGACAAACAGAAGTGCGAGTTTCCCCGTGGTCCCTCTTGTCCAGCGGCCCTGCCCCCCCCGCTCAGCAACCATCCAGAAACCGTTTCGGAAGACGAGGCATCGCTCGTTGGAGAGTTCGCTCGCGCCGCGGGACTCCTCATCCGCAG TATCTGTCAGCTGGCTCAGAGTCACCGCAGTTTGGAACAAGAACTTGCTCATGCCGTCAATGCCAGCTCCAAGTCCATGGACCTGGTCTACGTCGAGTCCGGCAGCATCGGG ACTCTCAGCTGTGGCGCCGTGGTCCGAATGGTCAAAGACGTCAAAGCGTTACTGAGCGAGACCGAGCTGCTCCTGGCTGGAAAGATGTCCATG gtGTTGGACCCACCTCAACAAGACCAGTTGAACTCTGCGCTGAGTTCGGTGCATCAACAGCTTCGTCGGCTGGTTGATGTCCCGTGGCTGAGTGTGGTCATCGACCCTTTTGCACACGAG GGTCCGCTGACAGACTTGGCCAAACCCAGTCGGAGTGGAAAGTTCCGCCTCGTTCCCAAGttcaaaaaagacaaaaacaacagaaataaGGAGACTTGTGGGTCTCTCTCTCTGCCAG TGCACCAGTGGGGGACGGAGGAGGTGGGGTCATGGCTGGACTTCCTGTGTCTCTCCGAGTACAAGGACATCTTCATCGGTCACGACGTCCGAGGGAGCGAGCTGGTCCACCTGGAGAGGCGGGACCTGAAG GACCTGGGCGTGACCAAGGTGGGTCACATGAAGAGAATCCTTCAGGGGATCCGAGAGCTCAGCAGGAACAGCAGTGCCAGCGAGGCCTAA
- the LOC133537011 gene encoding diacylglycerol kinase delta-like isoform X3: MKQTSSFQRWKRRYFKLRGRTLYYAQNTKSIIFDEVDLTDASVAESSTKNVNNSFTVITPCRRLILCADNRKEMEEWMAALRSVQNRQNYESTQYSMDHFSGMHNWYACSHARPTYCNVCREALSGVTSHGLSCEVCKFKAHKRCAVRATNNCKWTTLASIGKDIIEDEDGVWMPHQWLEGNLPVSAKCSVCDKTCGSVLRLQDWRCLWCKTMVHSSCKEQLSSKCPLGQCKVSVIPPTALNSIDSDGFWKASCPPSCTSPLLVFVNSKSGDNQGVKFLRRFKQLLNPAQVFDLMNGGPHLGLRLFQKFDTFRILVCGGDGSVGWVLSEIDTLMLHKQCQLGVLPLGTGNDLARVLGWGSACDDDAQLPQILEKLERASTKMLDRWSIMVYETKFPRQHSASTVTEDCSDDSEVQQILTYEDSVAVHLSKILTSDQHSVVISSAKVLCETVKDFVARIGRAYEKNTESSDETDVMAKKCVVLKEKLDLLLKTLNDESHASCLLPPAPHPTITEEQEEGEGFIIPLLTPQSRTLPDSTPCTPRSGASAAAIFKPREQLMLRANSLKKAIRQIIEHTEKAVDEQNAQTQPVFSLAAVKVEGLVEEDEDEEDKVSLQSYGAKLSTARRVSKTPCERLMSKGSLSMGSSTSLPVHTGSRDNMPMLNTKILYPALRAGVSASLSSNSVISRLLVNDESFTSCDPDNLECYTEKCVMNNYFGIGLDAKISLDFNNKRDEHPEKCRSRTKNMMWYGVLGTKELLHRTYKNLEQKVLLECDGRPIPLPSLQGIAVLNIPSYAGGTNFWGGTKEDDTFTAPSFDDKILEVVAVFGSMQMAVSRVINLQHHRIAQCRTVKITILGDEGVPVQVDGEAWIQPPGYIKILHKNRTQTLTRDRAFESTLKSWEDKQKCEFPRGPSCPAALPPPLSNHPETVSEDEASLVGEFARAAGLLIRSICQLAQSHRSLEQELAHAVNASSKSMDLVYVESGSIGTLSCGAVVRMVKDVKALLSETELLLAGKMSMVLDPPQQDQLNSALSSVHQQLRRLVDVPWLSVVIDPFAHEGPLTDLAKPSRSGKFRLVPKFKKDKNNRNKETCGSLSLPVHQWGTEEVGSWLDFLCLSEYKDIFIGHDVRGSELVHLERRDLKDLGVTKVGHMKRILQGIRELSRNSSASEA, translated from the exons ATGAAGCAGACCAGTTCTTTCCAGAGATGGAAGAGAAGATATTTTAAACTGAGAGGGAGAACGCTGTACTACGCTCAAAACACCaag TCCATCATCTTTGACGAAGTGGACCTGACGGACGCCAGTGTGGCCGAGTCCAGCACCAAGAACGTCAACAACAGCTTCACT GTGATCACCCCCTGCAGGCGTCTCATCCTGTGCGCCGACAACAGGAAGGAGATGGAGGAGTGGATGGCGGCTCTGCGGAGTGTTCAGAACCGACAAAACTATGAG TCCACCCAGTACAGCATGGACCACTTCAGCGGGATGCACAACTGGTATGCCTGCTCCCACGCCCGACCCACGTACTGCAACGTGTGCAGAGAGGCACTCTCAGGGGTGACGTCGCACGGCCTTTCATGCGAAG tgtgtaaaTTCAAGGCTCATAAACGTTGTGCGGTTCGAGCCACCAACAACTGTAAATGGACGACGTTGGCGTCCATCGGAAAGGACATCATCGAGGACGAGGACGGG GTGTGGATGCCTCACCAGTGGCTGGAAGGGAATCTCCCGGTCTCGGCCAAGTGCAGCGTGTGCGACAAGACGTGCGGCAGCGTCCTCCGGCTCCAGGACTGGCGTTGCCTCTGGTGTAAGACCATG GTGCACTCCAGCTGTAAGGAGCAGCTGTCGTCCAAGTGTCCACTGGGACAATGTAAGGTGTCCGTCATCCCGCCCACGGCACTCAACAGCATCGACTCTGACG GTTTCTGGAAAGCCTCGTGTCCCCCGTCCTGCACCAGTCCCCTGCTGGTCTTCGTCAACTCCAAGAGCGGAGACAACCAAGGCGTAAAGTTCCTGCGCCGCTTCAAGCAGCTGCTCAACCCGGCGCAGGTCTTTGACCTCATGAACGGAGGACCTCACCTGGG tCTGCGCCTCTTCCAGAAGTTCGACACCTTCCGGATCCTGGTCTGCGGTGGAGACGGCAGCGTGGGCTGGGTTCTTTCAGAGATCGACACCCTCATGCTGCACAAGCAG TGCCAGCTGGGGGTTCTCCCTTTGGGAACCGGCAACGATCTGGCCCGGGTTCTGGGATGGGGGTCTGCCTGCGACGATGACGCCCAACTACCTCAAATACTGGAGAAACTGGAGCGGGCCAGCACCAAGATGTTGGACAG GTGGAGCATCATGGTTTACGAGACCAAGTTTCCGCGGCAACACTCCGCCTCCACGGTCACCGAGGACTGCAGCGACGACTCTGAG gtgcAGCAGATTCTCACCTATGAAGATTCCGTGGCTGTTCACCTTTCCAAGATTCTGACTTCAGACCAACACTCGGTGGTCATCTCCTCTGCCAA GGTTCTGTGTGAGACGGTCAAAGACTTTGTGGCCCGGATCGGGAGAGCCTACGAGAAGAACACCGAGAGCTCAGATGAGACGGACGTCATGGCGAAGAAG TGTGTGGTCCTCAAGGAGAAGCTGGACCTGCTGCTCAAAACTCTCAACGACGAGTCGCACGCGTCCTGTCTCCTCCCGCCGGCTCCTCACCCCACCATCACCGAGGAGCAGGAAGAGGGCGAGGGCTTCATCATTCCCCTCCTCACTCCTCAGAGCCGGACGCTGCCCGACTCAACCCCTTGCACCCCTCGATCCGGCGCCTCCGCGGCGGCCATTTTTAAGCCCAGAGAGCAGCTGATGCTGCGCGCCAACAGCCTGAAGAAAGCCATCCGTCAGATTATCGAACACACCGAGAAAG CCGTGGACGAGCAGAATGCGCAGACCCAGCCCGTCTTCTCGCTGGCCGCCGTCAAGGTGGAAGGGCTGGTGGAGGAGGACGAGGACGAGGAAGACAAGGTGTCACTGCAGTCGTACGGCGCCAAACTCAGCACCGCTCGCAGAG TCAGTAAAACGCCCTGTGAGAGGCTGATGAGTAAAGGCAGCCTATCAATGGGCAGCTCCACATCCCTTCCTGTCCACACAGGAAGTAGAGACAACATGCCAATGCTCAACACTAAAATCCTTTATCCTG ccctCAGAGCAGGTGTGTCAGCTTCTCTGTCAAGCAATTCCGTCATCAGTCGGCTGCTCGTCAACGACGAGTCCTTCACATCATGTGACCCTGACAACTT ggagTGCTACACTGAGAAGTGTGTGATGAACAACTACTTTGGGATTGGACTGGATGCCAAAATTTCTCTGGACTTCAACAACAAGAGAGATGAACATCCTGAGAAGTGCAG gagtcGCACAAAGAACATGATGTGGTATGGAGTTCTGGGAACCAAAGAGTTGTTGCACAGAACCTACAAGAACCTAGAACAGAAAGTTCTGCTGGAG TGTGACGGGCGGCCGATCCCCCTCCCCAGCCTACAGGGCATCGCCGTGTTGAACATTCCAAGTTACGCTGGAGGAACCAACTTCTGGGGCGGAACCAAAGAGGACGAT ACATTCACCGCTCCGTCTTTTGATGACAAAATCCTGGAAGTGGTGGCCGTGTTTGGCAGCATGCAGATGGCCGTGTCCAGGGTCATCAACCTGCAACACCACCGCAttgcacag TGTCGCACAGTCAAGATCACTATCCTGGGAGACGAGGGAGTCCCTGTGCAGGTGGACGGCGAAGCCTGGATTCAACCCCCGGGTTACATCAAGATCCTCCACAAGAACCGGACTCAGACTTTGACCAGAGACCGC GCGTTTGAGAGCACGTTGAAGTCTTGGGAGGACAAACAGAAGTGCGAGTTTCCCCGTGGTCCCTCTTGTCCAGCGGCCCTGCCCCCCCCGCTCAGCAACCATCCAGAAACCGTTTCGGAAGACGAGGCATCGCTCGTTGGAGAGTTCGCTCGCGCCGCGGGACTCCTCATCCGCAG TATCTGTCAGCTGGCTCAGAGTCACCGCAGTTTGGAACAAGAACTTGCTCATGCCGTCAATGCCAGCTCCAAGTCCATGGACCTGGTCTACGTCGAGTCCGGCAGCATCGGG ACTCTCAGCTGTGGCGCCGTGGTCCGAATGGTCAAAGACGTCAAAGCGTTACTGAGCGAGACCGAGCTGCTCCTGGCTGGAAAGATGTCCATG gtGTTGGACCCACCTCAACAAGACCAGTTGAACTCTGCGCTGAGTTCGGTGCATCAACAGCTTCGTCGGCTGGTTGATGTCCCGTGGCTGAGTGTGGTCATCGACCCTTTTGCACACGAG GGTCCGCTGACAGACTTGGCCAAACCCAGTCGGAGTGGAAAGTTCCGCCTCGTTCCCAAGttcaaaaaagacaaaaacaacagaaataaGGAGACTTGTGGGTCTCTCTCTCTGCCAG TGCACCAGTGGGGGACGGAGGAGGTGGGGTCATGGCTGGACTTCCTGTGTCTCTCCGAGTACAAGGACATCTTCATCGGTCACGACGTCCGAGGGAGCGAGCTGGTCCACCTGGAGAGGCGGGACCTGAAG GACCTGGGCGTGACCAAGGTGGGTCACATGAAGAGAATCCTTCAGGGGATCCGAGAGCTCAGCAGGAACAGCAGTGCCAGCGAGGCCTAA
- the LOC133537011 gene encoding diacylglycerol kinase delta-like isoform X2, whose amino-acid sequence MAEGPESLSARCLDESSDSEPEQEPGTPQKLIRKVSTSGQIRSKTVLKEGDLMKQTSSFQRWKRRYFKLRGRTLYYAQNTKSIIFDEVDLTDASVAESSTKNVNNSFTVITPCRRLILCADNRKEMEEWMAALRSVQNRQNYESTQYSMDHFSGMHNWYACSHARPTYCNVCREALSGVTSHGLSCEVCKFKAHKRCAVRATNNCKWTTLASIGKDIIEDEDGVWMPHQWLEGNLPVSAKCSVCDKTCGSVLRLQDWRCLWCKTMVHSSCKEQLSSKCPLGQCKVSVIPPTALNSIDSDGFWKASCPPSCTSPLLVFVNSKSGDNQGVKFLRRFKQLLNPAQVFDLMNGGPHLGLRLFQKFDTFRILVCGGDGSVGWVLSEIDTLMLHKQCQLGVLPLGTGNDLARVLGWGSACDDDAQLPQILEKLERASTKMLDRWSIMVYETKFPRQHSASTVTEDCSDDSEVQQILTYEDSVAVHLSKILTSDQHSVVISSAKVLCETVKDFVARIGRAYEKNTESSDETDVMAKKCVVLKEKLDLLLKTLNDESHASCLLPPAPHPTITEEQEEGEGFIIPLLTPQSRTLPDSTPCTPRSGASAAAIFKPREQLMLRANSLKKAIRQIIEHTEKAVDEQNAQTQPVFSLAAVKVEGLVEEDEDEEDKVSLQSYGAKLSTARRVSKTPCERLMSKGSLSMGSSTSLPVHTGSRDNMPMLNTKILYPALRAGVSASLSSNSVISRLLVNDESFTSCDPDNLECYTEKCVMNNYFGIGLDAKISLDFNNKRDEHPEKCRSRTKNMMWYGVLGTKELLHRTYKNLEQKVLLECDGRPIPLPSLQGIAVLNIPSYAGGTNFWGGTKEDDTFTAPSFDDKILEVVAVFGSMQMAVSRVINLQHHRIAQCRTVKITILGDEGVPVQVDGEAWIQPPGYIKILHKNRTQTLTRDRAFESTLKSWEDKQKCEFPRGPSCPAALPPPLSNHPETVSEDEASLVGEFARAAGLLIRSICQLAQSHRSLEQELAHAVNASSKSMDLVYVESGSIGTLSCGAVVRMVKDVKALLSETELLLAGKMSMVLDPPQQDQLNSALSSVHQQLRRLVDVPWLSVVIDPFAHEGPLTDLAKPSRSGKFRLVPKFKKDKNNRNKETCGSLSLPVHQWGTEEVGSWLDFLCLSEYKDIFIGHDVRGSELVHLERRDLKDLGVTKVGHMKRILQGIRELSRNSSASEA is encoded by the exons ATGGCGGAGGGACCGGAGAGTTTATCCGCTCGATGCCTGGACGAGTCGTCGGACAGCGAACCGGAGCAAGAGCCCGGGACCCCACAGAAACTCATCCGGAAAGTATCCACGTCCGGTCAGATCCGCAGTAAG aCCGTGTTGAAGGAAGGGGACTTGATGAAGCAGACCAGTTCTTTCCAGAGATGGAAGAGAAGATATTTTAAACTGAGAGGGAGAACGCTGTACTACGCTCAAAACACCaag TCCATCATCTTTGACGAAGTGGACCTGACGGACGCCAGTGTGGCCGAGTCCAGCACCAAGAACGTCAACAACAGCTTCACT GTGATCACCCCCTGCAGGCGTCTCATCCTGTGCGCCGACAACAGGAAGGAGATGGAGGAGTGGATGGCGGCTCTGCGGAGTGTTCAGAACCGACAAAACTATGAG TCCACCCAGTACAGCATGGACCACTTCAGCGGGATGCACAACTGGTATGCCTGCTCCCACGCCCGACCCACGTACTGCAACGTGTGCAGAGAGGCACTCTCAGGGGTGACGTCGCACGGCCTTTCATGCGAAG tgtgtaaaTTCAAGGCTCATAAACGTTGTGCGGTTCGAGCCACCAACAACTGTAAATGGACGACGTTGGCGTCCATCGGAAAGGACATCATCGAGGACGAGGACGGG GTGTGGATGCCTCACCAGTGGCTGGAAGGGAATCTCCCGGTCTCGGCCAAGTGCAGCGTGTGCGACAAGACGTGCGGCAGCGTCCTCCGGCTCCAGGACTGGCGTTGCCTCTGGTGTAAGACCATG GTGCACTCCAGCTGTAAGGAGCAGCTGTCGTCCAAGTGTCCACTGGGACAATGTAAGGTGTCCGTCATCCCGCCCACGGCACTCAACAGCATCGACTCTGACG GTTTCTGGAAAGCCTCGTGTCCCCCGTCCTGCACCAGTCCCCTGCTGGTCTTCGTCAACTCCAAGAGCGGAGACAACCAAGGCGTAAAGTTCCTGCGCCGCTTCAAGCAGCTGCTCAACCCGGCGCAGGTCTTTGACCTCATGAACGGAGGACCTCACCTGGG tCTGCGCCTCTTCCAGAAGTTCGACACCTTCCGGATCCTGGTCTGCGGTGGAGACGGCAGCGTGGGCTGGGTTCTTTCAGAGATCGACACCCTCATGCTGCACAAGCAG TGCCAGCTGGGGGTTCTCCCTTTGGGAACCGGCAACGATCTGGCCCGGGTTCTGGGATGGGGGTCTGCCTGCGACGATGACGCCCAACTACCTCAAATACTGGAGAAACTGGAGCGGGCCAGCACCAAGATGTTGGACAG GTGGAGCATCATGGTTTACGAGACCAAGTTTCCGCGGCAACACTCCGCCTCCACGGTCACCGAGGACTGCAGCGACGACTCTGAG gtgcAGCAGATTCTCACCTATGAAGATTCCGTGGCTGTTCACCTTTCCAAGATTCTGACTTCAGACCAACACTCGGTGGTCATCTCCTCTGCCAA GGTTCTGTGTGAGACGGTCAAAGACTTTGTGGCCCGGATCGGGAGAGCCTACGAGAAGAACACCGAGAGCTCAGATGAGACGGACGTCATGGCGAAGAAG TGTGTGGTCCTCAAGGAGAAGCTGGACCTGCTGCTCAAAACTCTCAACGACGAGTCGCACGCGTCCTGTCTCCTCCCGCCGGCTCCTCACCCCACCATCACCGAGGAGCAGGAAGAGGGCGAGGGCTTCATCATTCCCCTCCTCACTCCTCAGAGCCGGACGCTGCCCGACTCAACCCCTTGCACCCCTCGATCCGGCGCCTCCGCGGCGGCCATTTTTAAGCCCAGAGAGCAGCTGATGCTGCGCGCCAACAGCCTGAAGAAAGCCATCCGTCAGATTATCGAACACACCGAGAAAG CCGTGGACGAGCAGAATGCGCAGACCCAGCCCGTCTTCTCGCTGGCCGCCGTCAAGGTGGAAGGGCTGGTGGAGGAGGACGAGGACGAGGAAGACAAGGTGTCACTGCAGTCGTACGGCGCCAAACTCAGCACCGCTCGCAGAG TCAGTAAAACGCCCTGTGAGAGGCTGATGAGTAAAGGCAGCCTATCAATGGGCAGCTCCACATCCCTTCCTGTCCACACAGGAAGTAGAGACAACATGCCAATGCTCAACACTAAAATCCTTTATCCTG ccctCAGAGCAGGTGTGTCAGCTTCTCTGTCAAGCAATTCCGTCATCAGTCGGCTGCTCGTCAACGACGAGTCCTTCACATCATGTGACCCTGACAACTT ggagTGCTACACTGAGAAGTGTGTGATGAACAACTACTTTGGGATTGGACTGGATGCCAAAATTTCTCTGGACTTCAACAACAAGAGAGATGAACATCCTGAGAAGTGCAG gagtcGCACAAAGAACATGATGTGGTATGGAGTTCTGGGAACCAAAGAGTTGTTGCACAGAACCTACAAGAACCTAGAACAGAAAGTTCTGCTGGAG TGTGACGGGCGGCCGATCCCCCTCCCCAGCCTACAGGGCATCGCCGTGTTGAACATTCCAAGTTACGCTGGAGGAACCAACTTCTGGGGCGGAACCAAAGAGGACGAT ACATTCACCGCTCCGTCTTTTGATGACAAAATCCTGGAAGTGGTGGCCGTGTTTGGCAGCATGCAGATGGCCGTGTCCAGGGTCATCAACCTGCAACACCACCGCAttgcacag TGTCGCACAGTCAAGATCACTATCCTGGGAGACGAGGGAGTCCCTGTGCAGGTGGACGGCGAAGCCTGGATTCAACCCCCGGGTTACATCAAGATCCTCCACAAGAACCGGACTCAGACTTTGACCAGAGACCGC GCGTTTGAGAGCACGTTGAAGTCTTGGGAGGACAAACAGAAGTGCGAGTTTCCCCGTGGTCCCTCTTGTCCAGCGGCCCTGCCCCCCCCGCTCAGCAACCATCCAGAAACCGTTTCGGAAGACGAGGCATCGCTCGTTGGAGAGTTCGCTCGCGCCGCGGGACTCCTCATCCGCAG TATCTGTCAGCTGGCTCAGAGTCACCGCAGTTTGGAACAAGAACTTGCTCATGCCGTCAATGCCAGCTCCAAGTCCATGGACCTGGTCTACGTCGAGTCCGGCAGCATCGGG ACTCTCAGCTGTGGCGCCGTGGTCCGAATGGTCAAAGACGTCAAAGCGTTACTGAGCGAGACCGAGCTGCTCCTGGCTGGAAAGATGTCCATG gtGTTGGACCCACCTCAACAAGACCAGTTGAACTCTGCGCTGAGTTCGGTGCATCAACAGCTTCGTCGGCTGGTTGATGTCCCGTGGCTGAGTGTGGTCATCGACCCTTTTGCACACGAG GGTCCGCTGACAGACTTGGCCAAACCCAGTCGGAGTGGAAAGTTCCGCCTCGTTCCCAAGttcaaaaaagacaaaaacaacagaaataaGGAGACTTGTGGGTCTCTCTCTCTGCCAG TGCACCAGTGGGGGACGGAGGAGGTGGGGTCATGGCTGGACTTCCTGTGTCTCTCCGAGTACAAGGACATCTTCATCGGTCACGACGTCCGAGGGAGCGAGCTGGTCCACCTGGAGAGGCGGGACCTGAAG GACCTGGGCGTGACCAAGGTGGGTCACATGAAGAGAATCCTTCAGGGGATCCGAGAGCTCAGCAGGAACAGCAGTGCCAGCGAGGCCTAA